Sequence from the Syngnathus acus chromosome 13, fSynAcu1.2, whole genome shotgun sequence genome:
ACCTTAGAaattcatacaagaatccacagtggcgagaaacctttttcatgctcagtttgtggccaaagattctctgaGAAGAGAACCTTAAAAactcatacaagaatccacactggcgagaaacctttttcatgatcagtttgtggccaaagattctctgaGAAGAGAACCTTAGAaattcatacaagaatccacactggcgagaaacctttttcatgctcagtttgtggcctaAAGTTCGGTCATAAGGGAACCTTAGAaattcatacaagaatccacactggtgagaaacctttttcatgctcagtttgtggccaaagttTTTCAGCGAAGAGAAGCTTAAAAggtcatacaagaatccacactggcgagaaccCTGTTGCCTGCTCAGTCACTTGCCAGAGTCTCTCATGAGAATTCCGAGTGTGTTGGGGAGATGAGCAATGATCCGTGAAGTTTTCACCTTCTGTTCGTTCATGGGTTTTTGCATCGATGATAAAATACCTAGTTAACTGGTCTCAGGATTATAATAGTTTTGTAGTTTTCATTATACTTGATGTTTACTTTGTGTTTAGTTGTGGATTTTAACtgtaattaattttaattcatattccggGCAAGTTGCTTAGTTTCTATTTGTGTttaaggttttatttttttcagctttTCATGTTCATGCACAATGATTAaaactctcctccaaaagtgAGGccaattcttttcattttgcagtAAAAGTAGATGAAGCAATTTGTGTAGAAATGCTGAAGGACAAACTATGAAAGCATGTGGAATGCCTTAgattcatgaaataaaatgagtgAATGATACGGAATGACGTTGAACAATGTGGAATCATGTGGAGAAGTATTGAATCATATGGCATTATGTAGAATGATATTAATGACGAAAGATGACACGCGTCATGGAGATCCATGAGATGCGAGCAATTCCCAACATTTTACGACACAGGCAGGGTAAGTATCATAAACAGCACATCATTAGTTCATTTAATACCACGACATTAActtcaaaataatcaaacagATCAAATACCAGACCTAATTTGGACAATGAAGGCTTTGGCCGCCAGTGTGCGTATGAAACCTCACAAGCTtaactttttttgtgaagcACATGGATGGAAAGCTTCAAGGCTTCATCTGGCATCAATGACGCACATGCGGCTTCAAGCTTTCTGGCTAGTCAACACTAGTGTTAAACAACAGGCACGACAATCGCACGCTAGTATGCCATTAAAATAGATttgagttttttatttttagaacttgcacaaaattgttttgtttgcgcGCAATGTTGGTTTGTTTGCAGGGCAACAACAATATTAAACGTCCCACGGTCCTTCGCTAGAGAGCGTCCGGGACCTCTCTCAAATGACGTCATCATTACGTACCAGGAAGTAAAGCGACGATGACAAGACCGCGCTTGGATAAAGCATCAATGACGCACAAGCgggtgaaaatattttgaaacgTATTCCATTTTGTAtagtaaaatggaaaaattaaACACAAATACGACATGTATATTAAATGTAACTATTTTAGCATTATTCCAACTGaaactaacttttttttgcattgccaTACACaaagtttagaaaaaaaagcaaatggttAAATCACCCTATTTTACTCGCATTGATATTGTgaagttggaaaaaaagattttgtttaCTACATTTGTCCTGAATCCGAATCAGCATACCGTTTTTAAATTGCCATTTATTATACGTTATTATGAAGAGTGGCACACCCGAGGAGAATTGAACACATCTGGTTACAGCAAAGTTGTAACTTAGTTTTGTACAATTTCTTCTTTCCTCTTTCAGGATTTTGTCACCAGAGCAAAAATGGGAGTCCAACACATGGTGCAGAAAGTGGGATTCTTTGGGATCTTGGCTTGTGCTTCGGTAGGAAAGATTTGTGTTAatgcttttgtatttttttaccattatGTAGGGGACAATTTTCATACTATTTGATATCTGTCCTTTTAGATCCCAAATCCACTTTTTGACTTGGCGGGAATCACGTGTGGACACTTCCTGGTTCCTTCTTTGGGGCCACGCTCATTGGGAAAGCCATCATTAAGATGCACATACAGGTTTGTCCCTCCATTCAACCTGGTCAGAAGCTGGCAAGTAGATGCCAACTtctaccaaaataaaacactaatTGTGCTGTAATCATGACCCACAGTGGATAAAAAACTAAGACAGGAATAAAGGATGTATAACAGTAAAAACAGATAAAAAAGAAGCCAGAAGCTTGCCAATTAAAGAGATCATTTTTCAGTCTTCTCCACAAATGGCTGATAAGTCTTTGATTGACTCCATATGTGAGTCTTATCATCTTATATCTTTCCATCCCTGGGTGGTACCAGACAGTGACCTCACCATCACAAATTACTGACAAAGGGTCCTGTCACACAGCAGGGGATTCAAGACGATGTAAAGTGGACATTATTGAAGAAAGTTTAGCCTACTAAAATGCTTTGAATGGTTTGAGGCTTtatttgtctgtgtgtatgcTTTGAACCTGGAGGACATTACAAGTCATATCCTGTCTAGAATTGTCCAGGGGGTCACACTTTCAAATGTTGATCACTTTCATGAGTGGAGAAGAATATTGCAGTCTGCCCCCCACTAATTTAGATTTTGTAATGAGTAAACATCGATAGATCTGTTGTCAATTTCAGCCTTGGTCTGATGTCATACAAAAGTTCAATGTCGCAAGGTGTATTCTCCTGCTTCATagcatatttttgtatttgtcaaCAGAAGCTGTTTGTTATCACCTTTCAGCAAGCACATTGTGGAACAAATGGTGTCTCTCATTGGGTAAGTATCTTTAATGTGAGTCAGTCAGGTGCTTGACTTGAGTGGTTCTCAACTGCTGTCATCCTGAAACCTGGATCCATTGTTGTTGCAAAGCCATGGCCCTCTGGTATGTAGGAGGTAAGAGTTTAATTGTAAAATAAGATCTAAAAcatgtttattgtattttttaacaaatgcaCCCAGAATTAAGCAATATGGATTTTGGGTGGGTGTTCAAATTCTACTGTTcttagtttgtttttctcaaataACACATTGTTCAACTGGCGGTCAATGATCGTCTACTGACAGTTTTTGTCTTGTCAAAGGGGCATCTACATTTGATCAAGAGaacataaaactaaaaaaaaacaaaaacgtatgTCTGCCAGCATCTCAGCGAGTGTCATCTTTAACTAGATCCTTTAGCTAATTTTTAATGACCCAGTCACTGCTTGCCATATTTATCAACCAACCGCAGCACATTGCAATTTAGATTAAGACAgcaaagaacaacaacaaaaaaatccagtgtatttaaaaacatgttctAACATTTGTcatcacacacaaaataaaaacctgcAAGCCAACTTTATTGCGCAGCAAAAATACAATCAGTTAATGTCACAGGCTCGagatatactgtatttttgctccCAAACTTTACAttctaaaatgtttcatttccatttcatatttttcatttacatCCGTTTTTAAgataaaacaatcaaattcaaaccgattaatacatttattggaaaacacattacaaaatgtatttgtacaCAGCAACATGTTTAACTGTCAGTTGGTTTCATCAAACCGGAGTCAAATATTGACCAAAGAAATGCTGAACCATCCTTGAGAACAAACAACGATACAAAGTGATACAAGTACTGCTGCTAAACAGTATCATAATCATAAACAAGCgtgatgatggaaaaaaaaaagtgccatgTCTGCTCAACTGCTGCAAGTCAACAATACTGGTAAAAATAAAGCCTAATTGAGCAAAACAGATTGATTTCAATTGACAAGATGTAAGTTTAGGTTATACGAATGAACCAGATGGCTTGTTCTATTCCTGGACGTAACTCAAGTAGTTCATGTTATAGCAGCCGTTTCCCGTTCCGCTTTTATTCATCGTAGTGAAGTGAAGAAAGGAACTTATCCACATCCAAGTCATGTGGGAAACAATTTAtgaggtttttcttttgctgcagGATTGAAAACAGAGTGGGAATTAGatgagaattaaaaaaaaaatcttttccaaGGTTACATCAAACAGCCATTAATAACAAGAGAAAAAGAACATGCAATTTTTGCCTGTCAGTCTtctgataaaaataaataaaaaattcaaaaccaTAGTAACAAACTAAATAGTTATAGTGTTATATACTTGCTTGTTCGTGCGTGGCCTTTTTGTTCTTGACTTTCTTTCTCATTTGCCAAGTGATCATTTATTAACCAAATACTGTTTACCAGCtcagtgtccgccctgagactggaaggttgtgggttcaaaccccggccgggtcataccaaagactataaaaatgggacccattgcctccctgcttggcactcagcattaagggttggaattggggggttagatcaccaactgattcccgagcgcggcaccgctgctgctcactgctcccctctcccccaggggatggattcaaatcacacggggatgggttaaatgcagaggacaaatttcaccacacccaggtgtgtgtgtgacgatcattgggactttaatctttttaatcttttttaagTCAAGATATTACAGAGAACAGCCAGAATCTTCTGATGTGGTCTTGCACCACCTGGAGGCAGTCTGGATTTTTCTGTCATTGACTCCGCTTGAAATGGCAGGACTAAAATTTCAAGTTATGACAGAAAGACCATCTATTTAAGAGGCTACTTAAAACTAAATGTGAAAATCCATTAAAATAATACCAAGTAGACGTGCCTtacctttttttgctttttagtgGGAGATTGCTTTAAAGATTTCTTAACAGGGGGGGTTGCTGTGGAAGGGGACTGCTTCCGTTTCTTGGAATTCTCCAAGTTTGCAGGAGACTTTTCGCCTGCCTCTTGGCGCAAACTGTTCTTGAGTGGAGTGCCAGTCCTGGCGATGGCGGCACGAGACAGGATCATTAGCGTGTGAGCAGCCATATTGATGCTGTTTTCACTGCCGGTCTCACTGGCGGGGCTGCAGGTCGGGACGTCTGGGGTGTTATGGGGAAGAAGATTCTTAGGTGTTCCCTCCGCATCTTTACCCTTCTTCTGTTGCAAGGGAGTCCTTGGACTTTTCATCGACTCTTCTGGGTTACCACCAGTCCCTGGGGTTCGTGGACCAGTAAGATCTGGGCTGTTGAGTCCTACCGGTAATCTCTTAGCAGGTCTGGGAGGAGAGTTCAGCCCTTGAATGTTCTGCAGAAGCTCAGCTGCCTTTGTGGCCAGAGAGATGGTCTTTGAGGGAATTTTTGCAGCTGTGGATTGGGAACTTGACGTAGGTGTGACATCTGGAGGTGCTATGTCTGCTGGCGTGTGAGTGGccggctgctgctgcactgGCGAGCAACCCatcgttttgttttctttatcgGCTATCACATTTGGTTGGCGCGGAGTATGCATGGTCTCGTCTGTTTGTTCCGCAGGCTCTTTCTTGTTGctgtcaactttttttttactgcccGATTTGAGTGCAGAATCGGATGACGACGATTCTGAGCTATCATACTTTGGCTTAGTTCCATCACTCACCTCAACTTCATTAGGACTGTGTTTCCCTGCTGTAGatttcaatttgtttcttGGCTCTGAGCTTTTTATTGACTCAGTCTGAGACACATCGACTCTGCTCCCACTTGcaatttgaggtttttgatGTGGGGTGTTCGCAtcgcaattttgttgttgtgaagGAAAATTCGTATCCAAATTCCCACCAATTTTGGGATCTGACGAGCACCTCACGGTCTCGACTCTCCGTTTGTGCTTATTGCCACCGAGGATAGTGGGCCTTGTACAGCGGGTCGTTTGTGAACGACCTTTTTTAGACTGCGTGACACACAGTGACGTTGACACATTCCCAGCTGAAGAGGTGGCCGTTGTTGGTTTAGAAGTTGTTGGTTGAATTTTGGTAGATGactcaaaacataaaattcTCTTATGGCTGGAACCAGAATCCTTTGATTCGTGATGCTGATTTGCATTGTGCAAATTCTGTGTGACTTCATTGAGCATAATTCCTAGAATACACAGAAATTAGGTCAGAGAAATGAGCATGCATTCTGCTTATCCACTGTGCAATACCGCGCCAGCTAAACTTTAGTCACCTCAGTTTGGGGTGCTCaaacattattatttgtcCAGAGGACAAATAAGACGAAATGCTCTGCAACAGAGTTAAAATACTGTTGCATTTCTGGTCATGTTCCTCCAAATGTTATAACACGGCAATTGGCTGTTCAGACAATGAACAACCATCCAGGCGTGCTTCTCAGCATGCCAAACAACACCCTAAAAGGAACCAAAACACTGCAGTGACAGTAGTTGGAGTACGTAGTACAAGAGGTATCCTGATCCCATATTGATTTCGGTCTTagatcatgtaaaaaaaaaaaaaaaaaaaagtctctttcCAGTGAAATGCAttgcaaaaatacaacaaaaaaattatagattttttttaaagcccaaaccttaacaaaacaaaagaaaacatttgtgccGAACCGAGAGTATGCGGTAGTCTATCATCCCGGTTTTCACTGATGGAAAAGCGTCGATTATAGCTGCGGTGAGCAGGTACGGTGATAAGCTATTTTTCAAACATATGGAGGTTCAGAACCATTCTGAAATCAATGTACTGTATATCACTACCATCTATCTGTTTGCCAAAGAAGACAGCTAGTACTTACCACCAGTTGTGGGCTGGTTACCAGCAACCATCGAAAGTTTGGGATCCAAAGTTACGGTGTGCTGCATTGGCACTAGGTTTGGTATTCCAACACCCTGTGAAGCAACACTCCCAATCAATACTCTCATCATTCACTTAAGTGTCCTGAGCAGAATGAATAGAAGTCAGAAGATATTCTTTGACCTGATTAGCCACCATCTGGACATTTCCAGTCGCATTCTGCCCCACAACAGAGACAGGAAGTATCATAGGCTTAGCAGGTGATGGCAAGATGAGTGGTGACCCTGTGAAGAATTTTTAATATCAGCACTCGCTAATGCAGCTGATAAAAATGATAACGGATCTTACCAGTGACAAGGCTTTGTGCAGGAGTTGCTGCTGAAACACTATAATGGCCGTTTTGGGGCAAAAGAGGTACTTTTGAGGAACCTGCAGGCACCTGCACCTGTCTGCTTGAAGTATCTGCTGTCAGGGGTTCCGTCATGAGGAAATAGCTAGTACCCGCTCCTTGAAGCGCAGGGTTAGCAGTGTCCAAGGGTAGCTGAATAATGTAGCTTTGCTGCGTTTGTGTCGTCGTCGGTAACGGATGAGAAGAAACTAGCGCTCCAACTCTACTAGGTGAATGAgcttgctgtgtttgtgttgttgctGTTAACTGATCAAATGGACCGAGTGCTCCTGCTCTACTAGGTGTCGCTGACGTTACTTGATGAAATGGAACTAGTGCTCCGGCTCTACTAGGTGTTGCTGATGTGACCTGATGAAATGGAACGAGTGCTCCGGCTCTACTAGCTGAATTCGccagttgtgtttgtgttgctggGGTCAACTGATGAAATGGGAGAAGTGGCCCAGCTCTGGAAGGGGAATTAGCAAGTGCCTCTGAGCTTTGTAAGCCATGCACCGCCAGTGCGGCTTCATCCAAGTTAGTGCCTCTTGGTGTGCCAGGTTCTCGAGGGGACTTGGCGGGTGAAGAAAGGTAGATTGTGGGGAGCTTTTCTGTAGCAATACTGGAAATTGCCTGATTCAAAGCTGTATCACTTGAGGAAATGTCATCGGGGTTATCACTGATGATGATCTTCAAAGAAACCACATTATTGGAATCTGTCATATCTTTTCTTGGGGCGTTGTTATCGCAGGTGGCCAAGCTAGATTGAGCAGCGCCGAGCATTCCAGAGATTGGGGATGTGGCGGATGTAAAAGTGGATGAGTCAAGTATACCTGTATGAGGTGTGCTGAGAGAGGAAGATAGCTGGGGACAAGCTGTTACTATATTTGTTACAGTGTTGTTAGCAACAGTGGAGTCTGCGGAAGAAAATGAGCTCATGGATGACTGAGGCGTTACTGAGAGATTCATCGGAGGCTGAATTGCTCCGCCGTTGATTGCAACTGAAGTAAGAGAGGGGTTTCCACTCATCTTAACTTgatcaggagacaaaaacacaggCTCATCACCCTGCGAAGATAAAGATGCCAAGGATTCAACTCGAGAGCCTTGTTCTTGTTTACTTCCCCTTTGAGTAGGAGTGGCTTTCGATGAAAGGACAGCTGTTGAGTCCATGAGGGACATAGTGGTGGGTACGTTGTCTTTAGTGACACACAGTTCTCCAAGAGTGGGTGTATGCTCCATGATAGCTGAAGTATCCACTGTGCTGTCAATATCCATTGGTGATGCATCAACAGTATTACTAAAGAGtgaagctttttctttttcattttcagtacTGTTGTCTGACTGGGATGATCTACTGCTGGGCCCGATTACACTCTTCTTCAACAGAGTGTTTGATTTTCTGGTCTTGCGTTCTTGGATAGGTTTGTTCTTCACCGTTGCCGCTGTTAAATCTGATGTCTCTTGCACTGTGGTGCCTGTTAGATGACAAGAGTACAAAATGATTCATCTTAGTCGTTACCTGATGGATTTTAAGTTCAGCTCTGAAATTAGTTGACCGTCGTACCTGGATTGTTACTCTGAAGCTGCCCGACTGTAGATGGTGGTCCGGCATTATCATTCTCTCCTGTCTTATTGTCCATATCCATATTTCCTGGTTCTCCATCAGTTCGTGCTTTATCTGCAAAGGAAAATCAGCGTTATGCATTCGTAAATAAGAAGAGCCATGCCatatattgaaatgttttactccagtcaaaacaaagacaacaatgtATATTTACTGTAGTCAAAGAGGTCAAACAGGGCCTGAAATGCGGGGTCCGATTCCGTTTGCTCCAAAATATCATGAATTGCATCCTCACTCATATGTATTTCTccctgaataaaaataatcaggttaatattaaatatatgatttatttaaGGACAGAGACTGAGCACCTGTAATCCCAGGATCTCATCAATTGACTGGTCCTCTTCTATTGAACTTGATGGGGCCTTTACTGTTTGGGGAGTTGGTTCACTAAAGATTGACgggaaaacaagaagaaaatattgtaTGCATTTTAATATGTGTCACATTACATTGAAAACCagtattgacatttttaaaaaaaacaactaacaCTTACTTTGCAAGaattttgttgatattttcAGCAAGTTTTTCCTGTAATGACCGGTCTCCCAGAATCTTATCACGAGCACTTTGTATCACAAGTTGCTGTGGACATACATTTGGTGTGAAATTTGCAGTTGTACAACTATCTGTCTCATTATTCCTGTTAAAAGCGGAATGCACATATACTTACAGGGAAGTTCTCATCAACGACTTCTTCAGGTTGTGGTTCAGCAGTAACGTTGCTGGCAGGTGTACTCGACTTTCCAGGACCACTGGAGCACCCCAGAGCAGTGCTCCTTTTCCTTGGAGTGTCCCTTAGGGCAGAACACATGATTGTGGTGTTTAATGGACTAATACATCtttctatttaaaaacatcAGAGTATTTTGTCAGTGTGCATATAAATATAACAGCTCTCCTTACCATTTCCGTCGCCCAGGAGACATTGGTCCAGGATTTGGTCGCTGTTCTGAAACTATTATCTGTATAGGGCAATCTCCTGAAAGAGACAAGCATGGTcatatattgtttattttttccttacaTACCAAGACGCTATGAGATACTTACTCTGTATATTGAGTGATTGGCTAATATCATGGAATTGCTGAGCCGTTGCAGTACCCGGAGGGGCTCTGATTTGGGGAGAACTATAGCTCACAGGGATGGAGTGGTTGAGCGTACTCTGTGTGCTGAGTGCCGGGCTGCTGATTAAGGATGCTTCCGAAGAACATACAAGACTGCTCGTTGAAGTCATCGTCAAACCTCGTTGTTTCGCCAAGTTTGCCAGTCCAATGCGTGAACGTGCTATTATGGAAAAAGACCATTTACATAACTGTTTAGTTTAGGTCTGAGCTTAAAATTTGTTTAAATAATCAATCACACCATTCTTGGATCATTTTAGGATGACAAACACAGGATCTCAGCACAATGGCTACTGGCAATGGAGCTTATGAAATACTTTACTAGTGGTAGTGTGACAAGCAGCTAAAGCAGCAGCAATAACTAAAACACCATTACACATACAAGAAAATCTGAATTGACACCATTCAGCTATTTTCAATTACTATTAGTACCAAATTTATTGTATGactgttttttaaacatttgtatGATTAAGAGTGTTAAAGAGTGCAATGTACCAATCTGGCTTGCTTTCAGAAGTTCCTTCTCGACACCACACTTTTGTCAACATTAATCTTCTAAATCCaaagtttgattttatttaatttatgacAGAGTGATCATCttacttttttcatttgaataacaGGTAAGAATGATACTTCCcaagtaaaataaattctGAGACAAAATGTTTGATGCTGGAACACATAATTTCAATTTCTATTGTATCCTTTGGGAAAATTCCTTAGGAAGTGGAAAACGGAGGGGGTATAGTGTTCTAAAATAGATTGTGTTCGAGAGTATATGCAAAGCGTCGAGAAATCTCCATTCTATTTTTAGCTACTCACCTCTCTGACTTGCTGCGATAGCTGGAGAACTCTGTAAGGACCTgagaaaaagataaaatgtttATGTTTTGAGGAAGATGATATCATAAACCATAAATACAATATCATAAACCCCATCCTCCATgcattttctgaactgctttTCTTGGACAAGGCAATTCCGAATCTCCAGTAAACTTAGCATGTTTTATGGTTGTGGGATGAAGTTCAGAATGTCATCACAAGCACGGAAAGAACATTCAAAACCACACTGGAACAAGGCTGACTGCTAACCACCCATACTCTGGTAATAATTTGTATTACTTGATTTGTTTGAGCGTAAAATCCAGCTTTTTCCACAATGATGTCAACATAGCAGGTACTTCATGGCAAGTCTCtgtaaaaacatcaaatgggAAATTAGGAGAATAAAACATGACACATTACCTGGTTATATTAAAGGTGGCATGAATACCTTTTGCTTTTGCAGCCATATACTCATTTAAAATCGTTGTTAGTCCCTTTCCAAAGACAGACTACGGAGAAGAGATAACAGACATGGTGAGATGTACAGCGTATCTAATTTCAACTTGTTTTATCTTCATGGCTGTATAGATGCATGCAACTTACGAAAACACAAGCAGGGAGAGCTCCATCTCCCATGGTGTGTTCTGCATATTCTTTCAGGTTTGGGCTCTCCTGAATGAATGCTTGGCTTGTAGCGGAGAGACCTTCTTCCTGAAGATAGCCTGATGACAGAAAACGATATTTTAACAGTTGGACACAACAGaatcccccccaaaacaaaacaaaacgctaCGTTGAACATTGTTTTACACTTGTTAGTTCTGTAAAGCCCAGCTGACGCGCGAAAGCTTTTGACAACCCTGTTTGTGTTTATAATTATGTTGGCTAATGCTACAGCTACAACTTGTTCGTTCGTTCTGATCAGACCTACCCAGAACGAGACGAGCGACGTCAGATGGCAGCAACATGGCTGCCAGCAGATTGCTTCAAAGAGTAAATCGCCTCCAGTACTTCATTCACATGTCCACTACGAAAGATGCTTTATAACGTCCAACTTTAGACTTCATCTGTATTGTTGGGAAGGCGTTGTACTCAAAAGGCGGGGAACTCAAGCTCATTGGACCCGGAAGTCATTCTTACCAGATTGTGGTATACTGGAAGTTGTAGTTCCAAGCTTAGTTTGTAGTTCCACGACAGGTTTGCCATTACAGTCCTTTTCATGTCATTGGTGTAATTACGCAACTCTTctatacaataataatacgtAGCTTGCCATTGTTTCATTCGTATAAATATTAATTAGttattcataaaataaacGGAAACgtcaatgtcatttttaggaagtggcgtcatcatcatcatcatcatccggAAACTGCGTCTCATTTTCAGTGGTTCAAGAGGCGGGAATTTCCTGGTACGTTTTGTACACGTTAAATGGAAACGATCTGGGATGTACAGCAAGTTCGTCTGTACCACCTGAACTGCATCATAATATGTGACAGGGCGTTGGTTAAGTGTCTGTAGAGACAAAAGGTGAGCT
This genomic interval carries:
- the npat gene encoding protein NPAT, with the translated sequence MLLPSDVARLVLGYLQEEGLSATSQAFIQESPNLKEYAEHTMGDGALPACVFSVFGKGLTTILNEYMAAKAKETCHEVPAMLTSLWKKLDFTLKQIKSLQSSPAIAASQRARSRIGLANLAKQRGLTMTSTSSLVCSSEASLISSPALSTQSTLNHSIPVSYSSPQIRAPPGTATAQQFHDISQSLNIQRDCPIQIIVSEQRPNPGPMSPGRRKWDTPRKRSTALGCSSGPGKSSTPASNVTAEPQPEEVVDENFPQLVIQSARDKILGDRSLQEKLAENINKILANEPTPQTVKAPSSSIEEDQSIDEILGLQGEIHMSEDAIHDILEQTESDPAFQALFDLFDYNKARTDGEPGNMDMDNKTGENDNAGPPSTVGQLQSNNPGTTVQETSDLTAATVKNKPIQERKTRKSNTLLKKSVIGPSSRSSQSDNSTENEKEKASLFSNTVDASPMDIDSTVDTSAIMEHTPTLGELCVTKDNVPTTMSLMDSTAVLSSKATPTQRGSKQEQGSRVESLASLSSQGDEPVFLSPDQVKMSGNPSLTSVAINGGAIQPPMNLSVTPQSSMSSFSSADSTVANNTVTNIVTACPQLSSSLSTPHTGILDSSTFTSATSPISGMLGAAQSSLATCDNNAPRKDMTDSNNVVSLKIIISDNPDDISSSDTALNQAISSIATEKLPTIYLSSPAKSPREPGTPRGTNLDEAALAVHGLQSSEALANSPSRAGPLLPFHQLTPATQTQLANSASRAGALVPFHQVTSATPSRAGALVPFHQVTSATPSRAGALGPFDQLTATTQTQQAHSPSRVGALVSSHPLPTTTQTQQSYIIQLPLDTANPALQGAGTSYFLMTEPLTADTSSRQVQVPAGSSKVPLLPQNGHYSVSAATPAQSLVTGSPLILPSPAKPMILPVSVVGQNATGNVQMVANQGVGIPNLVPMQHTVTLDPKLSMVAGNQPTTGGIMLNEVTQNLHNANQHHESKDSGSSHKRILCFESSTKIQPTTSKPTTATSSAGNVSTSLCVTQSKKGRSQTTRCTRPTILGGNKHKRRVETVRCSSDPKIGGNLDTNFPSQQQNCDANTPHQKPQIASGSRVDVSQTESIKSSEPRNKLKSTAGKHSPNEVEVSDGTKPKYDSSESSSSDSALKSGSKKKVDSNKKEPAEQTDETMHTPRQPNVIADKENKTMGCSPVQQQPATHTPADIAPPDVTPTSSSQSTAAKIPSKTISLATKAAELLQNIQGLNSPPRPAKRLPVGLNSPDLTGPRTPGTGGNPEESMKSPRTPLQQKKGKDAEGTPKNLLPHNTPDVPTCSPASETGSENSINMAAHTLMILSRAAIARTGTPLKNSLRQEAGEKSPANLENSKKRKQSPSTATPPVKKSLKQSPTKKQKKQKKNLINCFPHDLDVDKFLSSLHYDE